The following coding sequences lie in one Scatophagus argus isolate fScaArg1 chromosome 9, fScaArg1.pri, whole genome shotgun sequence genomic window:
- the psma2a gene encoding proteasome subunit alpha type-2 codes for MAERGYSFSLTTFSPSGKLVQIEYALAAVAAGAPSVGIKASNGVVLATEKKQKSILYDEQSVHKVEPITKHIGMVYSGMGPDYRVLVRRARKLAQQYYLVYQEPIPTGQLVQRVASVMQEYTQSGGVRPFGVSLLIAGWDEDHPYLFQSDPSGAYFAWKATAMGKNYVNGKTFLEKRYNNDLELEDAIHTAILTLKESFEGQMTEENIEVGICNEAGFKRLTPAEVKDYLAAIV; via the exons atgGCGGAACGAGGATACAGTTTTTCTCTCACCACATTTAG CCCTTCGGGTAAACTGGTCCAGATTGAATATGCTCTGGCAGCTGTAGCAGCCGGAGCCCCCTCAGTGGGCATCAAAG CTTCCAATGGAGTTGTCCTGGCaactgagaagaaacaaaagtccATCCTGTATGATGAGCAGAGTGTCCACAAAGTGGAGCCTATCACTAAACACATAGGCATGGTCTACAGCGGCATGGGACCTGACTACAG GGTTTTGGTGCGACGAGCCCGGAAACTGGCACAACAGTACTACCTGGTTTACCAAGAGCCAATCCCCACAGGCCAGCTAGTCCAGAGAGTGGCTTCTGTTATGCAAGAATACACACAATCTGG tggAGTGCGTCCGTTCGGCGTTTCATTGCTGATAGCTGGATGGGATGAAGACCACCCCTACCTGTTCCAGTCAGACCCCTCT GGTGCATATTTTGCATGGAAAGCCACAGCCATGGGCAAGAACTATGTTAATGGAAAAACATTCCTTGAAAAAAG GTATAATAATGATCTGGAATTGGAAGATGCCATCCACACAGCCATCTTGACACTGAAG gagaGCTTTGAGGGTCAGATGACAGAGGAGAACATTGAGGTGGGAATCTGCAATGAAGCCGGCTTCAAAAGACTCACCCCAGCGGAGGTGAAAGACTACCTGGCAGCCATTGTGTGA
- the mrpl32 gene encoding 39S ribosomal protein L32, mitochondrial, translating into MMNLAALVHSLRYSLLHIERRLLQAAGLDRQLAPALAVNGPSLLPQLDKEDELEEQQSPQQPPGLLGSILWMAAPKKRRTIEVNRTRRRADNKLLKVKNNIEPCLECGHLKQKHSLCGFCYAKVCKETALIRQQIEEMEGGPLRAPTVETVVLYEGETPSQQDKDRRIVERARKRPAWFS; encoded by the exons atgatgaatttaGCCGCTTTAGTGCATAGTCTCAGATATTCTTTGCTACACATTGAAAGAAGACTTCTGCAGGCAGCGGGACTGGACAGACAGCTGG CTCCAGCACTGGCAGTGAATGGCCCCAGCCTCCTTCCTCAGCTCGACAAGGAGGATGAGCTGGAAGAGCAGCAGAGCCCACAGCAGCCCCCTGGCCTCCTAGGCAGCATCTTGTGGATGGCAGCACCCAAGAAGAGACGTACTATAGAGGTCAACCGCACCAGGAGGAGGGCTGACAACAAGCTGCTAAAAGTGAAG AACAACATTGAGCCGTGTCTGGAGTGTGGCCACTTGAAGCAGAAACATAGCTTGTGTGGCTTCTGTTATGCTAAGGTGTGCAAGGAGACAGCTCTGATTCGGCAACAGATAGAAGAAATGGAAGGCGGCCCACTGAGGGCCCCGACTGTGGAGACTGTTGTCCTGTATGAGGGTGAGACGCCAAGCCAGCAGGACAAAGACAGGCGGATTGTGGAGCGGGCCAGGAAGAGGCCTGCCTGGTTCAGCTAA